A portion of the Helicobacter pylori NQ4053 genome contains these proteins:
- a CDS encoding outer membrane beta-barrel protein, which yields MGFYAGFALAGSSWVGSGLGMWISQTGFINNYLTGYQAKMHTSFFQIPLNFGVRVNVNRHNGFEMGLKIPLAVNSFYETHGKGLNTSLFFKRLVVFNVSYVYSF from the coding sequence GTGGGTTTTTATGCAGGCTTTGCTTTAGCGGGGAGTTCGTGGGTAGGGAGTGGTTTAGGCATGTGGATAAGTCAAACGGGTTTTATCAACAATTACTTGACGGGCTATCAAGCTAAAATGCACACGAGTTTTTTCCAAATCCCTTTGAATTTTGGGGTTCGTGTGAATGTCAATAGGCATAACGGCTTTGAAATGGGCTTGAAAATCCCTTTAGCGGTGAATTCCTTTTATGAAACGCATGGTAAAGGGTTAAACACTTCCCTCTTTTTCAAACGCCTTGTGGTGTTTAATGTGAGTTATGTTTATAGTTTTTAG
- a CDS encoding glycosyltransferase family 9 protein: protein MHVACLLALGDNLITLSLLKEIAFKQQQPLKILGTRLTLKIAKLLECEKHFEIIPVFENVPAFYDLKKQGVFLAMKDFLWLLKALKEHEVKRLILEKQDFRSALLAKFIPITTPNKEIKNVYQNRQGLFSQIYGHVFDNPPYPMSLKNPKKILINPFTRENDRNISLEHLQIVLKLLKPFCVTLLDFEERYAFLKDRVAHYRAKTSLEEVKNLILESDLYIGGDSFLIHLAYYLKKNYFIFFYRDNDDFMPPNGKKENFLKAHKSHFIELDLAKKFRHLGLL from the coding sequence ATGCATGTTGCTTGTCTTTTGGCTTTAGGGGATAACCTCATCACGCTTAGCCTTTTAAAAGAAATCGCTTTCAAACAGCAACAACCCCTTAAAATCCTAGGCACTCGTTTGACTTTAAAAATCGCCAAGCTTTTAGAATGCGAAAAACATTTTGAAATCATTCCTGTTTTTGAGAATGTCCCCGCTTTTTATGACCTTAAAAAACAAGGCGTTTTTTTGGCGATGAAGGATTTTTTATGGTTGTTAAAAGCGCTTAAGGAGCACGAAGTCAAACGTTTGATTTTAGAAAAACAAGATTTTAGAAGCGCTCTTTTAGCCAAATTCATTCCCATAACCACTCCAAATAAAGAAATTAAAAATGTTTATCAAAACCGCCAGGGGTTGTTTTCTCAAATTTATGGGCATGTTTTTGATAACCCTCCATATCCCATGAGCTTAAAAAACCCCAAAAAGATTTTGATCAACCCTTTCACAAGAGAAAATGATAGAAATATTTCTTTAGAGCATTTGCAAATCGTTTTAAAACTCTTAAAACCCTTTTGCGTTACGCTTTTAGATTTTGAAGAACGATACGCTTTTTTAAAAGACAGAGTCGCTCATTATCGCGCTAAAACCAGTTTAGAAGAAGTTAAAAACCTGATTTTAGAAAGCGATTTGTATATAGGGGGGGATTCGTTTTTAATCCATTTGGCTTACTATTTAAAGAAAAATTATTTTATCTTTTTTTATAGGGATAATGACGATTTCATGCCGCCTAATGGTAAGAAGGAAAATTTTCTAAAAGCCCATAAAAGCCATTTCATAGAACTAGATTTAGCCAAAAAATTCCGCCATTTGGGGCTATTATAA
- the typA gene encoding translational GTPase TypA, translated as MKNIRNIAVIAHVDHGKTTLVDGLLSQSGTFSEREKVDERVMDSNDLEKERGITILSKNTAIYYKDTKINIIDTPGHADFGGEVERVLKMVDGVLLLVDAQEGVMPQTKFVVKKALSFGICPIVVVNKIDKPAAEPDRVVDEVFDLFVAMGASDKQLDFPVVYAAARDGYAMKSLDDEKKNLEPLFETILEHVPSPSGSVDEPLQMQIFTLDYDNYVGKIGIARVFNGSVKKNESVLLMKSDGSKENGRITKLIGFLGLARTEIENAYAGDIVALAGFNAMDVGDSVVDPTNPMPLDPMHLEEPTMSVYFAVNDSPLAGLEGKHVTANKLKDRLLKEMQTNIAMKCEEMGEGKFKVSGRGELQITILAENLRREGFEFSISRPEVIIKEENGVKCEPFEHLVIDTPQDFSGAIIERLGKRKAEMKAMNPMSDGYTRLEFEIPARGLIGYRSEFLTDTKGEGVMNHSFLEFRPFSGSVESRKNGALISMENGEATAFSLFNIQERGALFINPQTKVYVGMVIGEHSRDNDLDVNPIKSKHLTNMRASGSDDAIKLTPPRTMVLERALEWIEEDEILEVTPLNLRIRKKILDPNMRKRAKK; from the coding sequence ATGAAAAATATTAGAAATATCGCTGTAATCGCGCATGTTGATCATGGGAAAACCACTTTAGTAGATGGCTTGCTTTCTCAATCTGGCACGTTTAGTGAGAGGGAAAAAGTGGATGAAAGGGTGATGGATAGCAACGATTTAGAGAAAGAAAGAGGCATCACTATCCTGTCTAAAAACACCGCTATTTATTACAAAGACACTAAAATCAATATCATTGACACTCCCGGGCATGCTGATTTTGGGGGCGAAGTGGAGCGTGTTTTAAAAATGGTGGATGGGGTGCTTCTCCTAGTGGACGCTCAAGAAGGGGTCATGCCTCAAACTAAATTCGTGGTTAAAAAGGCTTTGAGTTTTGGGATTTGCCCTATTGTGGTGGTGAATAAAATTGATAAGCCTGCCGCTGAACCGGACAGAGTGGTGGATGAAGTTTTTGACTTGTTCGTAGCGATGGGGGCTAGCGATAAACAATTGGATTTTCCTGTCGTGTATGCCGCTGCTAGAGATGGCTATGCGATGAAAAGTTTAGACGATGAAAAGAAAAATTTAGAGCCTTTGTTTGAAACGATTTTAGAGCATGTGCCAAGCCCTAGCGGGAGCGTGGATGAGCCTTTGCAAATGCAAATTTTTACGCTTGATTATGACAATTATGTGGGCAAAATCGGTATCGCTAGAGTGTTTAATGGCTCGGTTAAAAAGAATGAAAGCGTGTTGCTGATGAAAAGCGATGGGAGTAAAGAAAATGGCCGTATCACTAAGCTCATAGGCTTTTTAGGGCTGGCTAGGACTGAGATTGAAAACGCTTATGCGGGCGATATTGTAGCGCTTGCTGGGTTTAACGCAATGGATGTGGGCGATAGCGTCGTTGATCCCACTAACCCCATGCCTTTAGATCCCATGCATTTAGAAGAGCCTACAATGAGCGTGTATTTTGCCGTCAATGATTCGCCCTTAGCTGGGTTGGAAGGAAAGCATGTTACTGCCAACAAATTAAAAGACAGGCTCTTAAAAGAAATGCAAACCAATATCGCTATGAAATGCGAAGAAATGGGCGAAGGTAAGTTTAAAGTGAGCGGGCGTGGGGAATTGCAAATCACCATTTTAGCTGAAAATTTACGCCGTGAAGGGTTTGAATTTAGCATTTCACGCCCTGAAGTCATCATTAAAGAAGAAAATGGCGTTAAATGCGAGCCTTTTGAGCATTTAGTGATTGACACGCCCCAAGATTTTAGCGGGGCTATCATTGAGAGATTGGGCAAAAGAAAAGCCGAGATGAAAGCGATGAATCCCATGAGCGATGGCTATACAAGATTAGAATTTGAAATTCCTGCAAGAGGACTTATCGGTTATAGGAGCGAGTTTTTAACCGACACTAAGGGCGAAGGCGTGATGAATCATAGCTTTTTGGAATTCCGCCCTTTTAGCGGGAGCGTGGAATCGCGCAAAAATGGGGCGCTAATTAGCATGGAAAATGGCGAAGCGACCGCTTTTTCCCTTTTCAATATCCAAGAAAGAGGCGCGCTTTTTATCAACCCCCAAACGAAGGTTTATGTGGGCATGGTCATTGGCGAACACAGCAGGGATAATGATTTAGATGTCAATCCTATCAAATCCAAGCACTTAACTAACATGAGAGCGAGTGGGAGCGATGATGCGATCAAACTCACCCCGCCTAGGACTATGGTGTTAGAAAGGGCGTTAGAATGGATTGAAGAAGATGAGATTTTAGAAGTTACCCCCTTGAATTTAAGGATCAGGAAAAAGATTTTAGACCCCAACATGAGGAAAAGGGCGAAAAAATAA